The genomic stretch CCTCGTACGCCTCCATCGCCGGAAGCGTCGTCACCGGCGCGGTCTCGAAAGGCTCGTCCACGAGCCACACCTGTCGCGCGCCGTCGATCTCGACCGGATGGAAGAATCCGCTGTTGTCGGCCGTGAGCGCGTCGTCGCCGAGCAAGACGTTGCCTTCGATGAAGAACCGCAGCTCCGACGGACCGCCCACCCGGATCGGTGGTTGCGCCACGCTGTCCGGACCGCGCTTGATCACGTTTCCCACGTAGTTCACCCGCAGTCGCCCTTGCGTCAGCCCCACCGCCACGCCGCCGTGGTTGTAGACCACGTTGTTGCGCACGTCGAAGAGCGGATACGGAGCCCTGCCGTAATTGTCGCCGAGACGCGGATTGCGAGAATCGTTGTGCGCCCAGAGGTTGTTGCGCCACGTAACCGGCCCATTCGCCCGCGAGAGGGAGCCGAACCCGTGCGCCCCCTTTGCGTGCCCGCTCCGGCGCAATGACTCGGCAATCAGACTCCATTGTATCGTGACATTGGATACGCGCCCGGAAAGGGAGAGGATCTCGTCGACCGACCACGACCCCGAGCAGTGATCGAAGATCGAGTCGCGCGCACCGTGTCCGAAGCCCATGCAGTCGTCCTGCCGGCCCGACTCGTCGCCCAGCCGCACCCGGAGGTGGCGCACGACGACGTCGTGTGTCGCCACGATGAACGACGCGTCGCTGAGAAACACG from Opitutales bacterium ASA1 encodes the following:
- a CDS encoding pectate lyase, with the translated sequence MVASGLPAFPDAEGFGSTTPGGRGGRVLLVTNLEDSGPGSLREAVEAKGPRIVVVRVAGRIRLKEPIVVKEPYLTLAAQKAPGDGVFLSDASFIVATHDVVVRHLRVRLGDESGRQDDCMGFGHGARDSIFDHCSGSWSVDEILSLSGRVSNVTIQWSLIAESLRRSGHAKGAHGFGSLSRANGPVTWRNNLWAHNDSRNPRLGDNYGRAPYPLFDVRNNVVYNHGGVAVGLTQGRLRVNYVGNVIKRGPDSVAQPPIRVGGPSELRFFIEGNVLLGDDALTADNSGFFHPVEIDGARQVWLVDEPFETAPVTTLPAMEAYEAVLAGVGASLPARDAVDARIVAAVRSGGGRMIDSQSDVGGWPEMRSGEAPLDRDGDGMPDEWEILFGLDPRDPSDSSGDLDGDGYTNIEEYLDDTRPDRRDGSSV